One Candidatus Peregrinibacteria bacterium DNA segment encodes these proteins:
- a CDS encoding type II toxin-antitoxin system RelE/ParE family toxin: MLKLLLTDSYQKKAKKFFAKNPTVLNSYEKTLKLLCINPRHPSLRLHKLKRNLEGLFSVSINISYRLLIYFIFKDDQIVPVDIGSHDEVY, from the coding sequence ATGCTTAAATTACTTCTAACGGACTCATATCAAAAGAAGGCTAAGAAGTTTTTTGCAAAAAATCCTACAGTTCTCAATTCATATGAAAAAACATTAAAGCTTTTGTGCATCAACCCTAGACATCCTTCATTGAGACTCCATAAGCTCAAAAGAAATTTAGAAGGACTCTTCAGCGTATCAATAAATATTTCTTACCGACTTCTCATTTACTTTATTTTTAAAGATGATCAAATTGTGCCGGTGGACATTGGCTCTCACGACGAAGTATATTGA